One stretch of Vibrio kanaloae DNA includes these proteins:
- a CDS encoding LysR family transcriptional regulator, translating into MDKFSDMAMFVSIVKHQGLAAAGRELGLSPATMTARLQALEERYGVKLLNRSTRHVSLTDSGELYYKACLEILDNVSEAENLIQNGVKEVKGPLKIAAPKDIGKQYILPILSEFCQQYPDVIPYLYLNDNLSNIAESGMDIVIRYGELVDSSLISRRLSPSRRVLCASPEYLAKYGTPLTPQDLVEHDCLAMLRSNEELKTWHFQDHDMKKSITVVPKRFSDDGEVIRYWALKGEGIALKSVLDVQDDINNQRLVTLLNGYMKNFNTSTSVSSADLNVVYISKKYQPKRIRLFLDYLLENFSGLVERSDKESTLTYV; encoded by the coding sequence ATGGATAAGTTTTCAGACATGGCGATGTTCGTCAGTATTGTGAAACATCAAGGTTTGGCTGCCGCGGGGCGAGAGTTGGGTTTATCGCCCGCGACCATGACAGCAAGGCTGCAGGCACTTGAAGAACGATATGGCGTGAAGTTGTTGAATCGAAGCACGCGACATGTGTCTTTGACTGACTCAGGAGAGCTGTATTACAAGGCATGTCTGGAGATATTAGATAATGTCAGCGAGGCTGAAAATCTGATTCAGAATGGTGTCAAAGAGGTTAAAGGCCCATTAAAGATCGCTGCGCCGAAAGACATCGGTAAGCAGTACATCCTGCCTATCTTGTCGGAATTTTGTCAGCAGTATCCAGATGTGATTCCTTACCTGTATTTGAACGATAACCTATCGAATATTGCGGAATCGGGCATGGATATCGTGATCCGTTATGGGGAGTTGGTCGACAGCAGTTTGATATCCAGACGTTTGTCGCCAAGCCGACGTGTGCTGTGTGCTTCGCCTGAATATCTTGCCAAGTATGGAACGCCGTTGACGCCACAAGATTTGGTCGAACACGATTGTTTAGCGATGCTGCGCAGCAATGAAGAACTCAAGACATGGCACTTCCAAGATCATGATATGAAGAAGTCGATTACCGTTGTACCAAAGCGATTCTCAGACGACGGTGAAGTGATTCGATATTGGGCATTAAAAGGTGAGGGCATTGCCCTTAAATCAGTGTTGGATGTGCAAGATGACATCAATAACCAGCGTCTTGTGACTCTGCTCAATGGCTACATGAAGAACTTTAACACCTCAACCTCTGTATCAAGCGCCGACTTGAATGTGGTGTACATCAGTAAGAAATATCAGCCGAAGCGTATCCGACTCTTCTTAGATTATCTTCTTGAGAATTTCAGTGGTTTGGTCGAGCGATCAGACAAAGAGTCGACGCTCACCTACGTATGA
- a CDS encoding SDR family oxidoreductase yields the protein MNNELANQEKNTFVIIGGTSGIGKALAMQLRNEDNTVHIASRHTGVDISNEKSICEYFESIGPFDHLVVTAGSSAPAGKVTNVAIDDAKSAFDTKFWGSLNVAKHAARYMKPNGSITLTTGMLSRKVVAGTYVKTAINAALESVTKILAKELSPIRVNAVSPGITMTTAYKNMDDSARSTMYDNAKNNLPAGKVGEAEDIAMGYLFAINNPYVTGSIIDIDGGALLG from the coding sequence ATGAACAACGAACTAGCAAACCAAGAAAAAAACACCTTCGTCATCATTGGTGGCACGTCAGGTATTGGTAAAGCATTAGCAATGCAATTGAGAAACGAAGACAACACAGTACACATTGCCAGCCGTCACACTGGTGTTGATATCAGCAATGAAAAATCGATTTGTGAATACTTCGAATCAATTGGTCCATTCGATCACTTGGTGGTCACGGCAGGCTCATCCGCTCCGGCTGGAAAAGTGACAAACGTTGCTATCGACGACGCAAAGTCGGCATTCGATACCAAGTTTTGGGGCAGCCTAAACGTTGCTAAGCATGCAGCACGTTACATGAAACCTAACGGTTCGATCACGCTCACGACGGGCATGCTATCGCGCAAAGTGGTCGCTGGCACTTACGTAAAAACGGCAATAAACGCCGCACTAGAAAGCGTGACTAAGATACTGGCGAAAGAGCTATCACCGATTCGAGTCAACGCCGTCAGCCCTGGCATAACCATGACAACTGCCTACAAAAACATGGATGACTCAGCTCGTTCAACCATGTACGACAACGCGAAAAACAACTTACCAGCAGGCAAAGTCGGAGAGGCTGAAGATATCGCAATGGGCTACCTATTCGCGATTAACAACCCATATGTAACTGGGTCAATCATCGACATCGACGGCGGCGCTCTGCTCGGCTAA
- a CDS encoding MFS transporter translates to MKQEAIHKEKIPFQVWILTLAAFAIGTAEFVIAGILPQIATSLSITEGQAGYLISAYALAIVIGGPILTIYLARFNKKMVLIGLMALFIIGNILSALAPSYPLLLASRVIAGLVQGPFYGIGAVVATNLVSEKMAGRAVGQMFAGLTLANVLGVPAGTWVSLQFGWHTTFFTVAALGTIAMISILISIKSTGHSEAKDIKTQLLAFKNPMLLISLAITAFAWSGFMTLYGYLAPIAMHITGYGQESVTWILVIVGIGLIIGNTLGGRSSDKNLGKASMFWAVAMIVSLVVVGLVVDNKILFVAAAFVFGIASFANVPAMQLRVMNHGGEGQELAATANISAFNLANAFGGFLGGMVLDSQLGAGMIPFAAVVVPVIGLLLIAKANRADKPQSNSIFSPAESK, encoded by the coding sequence ATGAAACAAGAAGCCATCCATAAAGAAAAGATTCCATTCCAAGTTTGGATACTGACACTCGCGGCTTTTGCTATCGGCACAGCTGAATTCGTTATCGCCGGCATTCTTCCACAAATTGCCACATCCCTTTCGATCACCGAAGGTCAAGCCGGATACCTAATCAGTGCTTACGCATTAGCTATCGTTATTGGTGGCCCGATCTTAACCATCTACCTCGCACGTTTTAACAAGAAGATGGTACTGATTGGCTTAATGGCTTTGTTCATCATCGGCAATATCTTGTCAGCCTTAGCTCCTAGTTACCCACTTCTACTTGCAAGCCGCGTTATCGCAGGCTTAGTGCAAGGTCCTTTCTATGGCATAGGTGCAGTTGTCGCGACCAATTTAGTGTCTGAGAAAATGGCAGGTCGCGCCGTTGGCCAAATGTTCGCAGGCTTAACGCTCGCTAACGTTCTTGGGGTTCCCGCAGGGACTTGGGTGAGCTTGCAATTCGGTTGGCATACCACCTTCTTTACCGTAGCGGCGCTTGGCACGATTGCGATGATCTCTATCCTAATCTCAATCAAATCAACGGGGCACAGTGAAGCGAAAGACATCAAAACTCAGCTTCTGGCGTTCAAAAATCCAATGCTGCTGATCAGCTTGGCGATCACCGCATTTGCTTGGTCTGGCTTTATGACGCTTTACGGCTACCTAGCGCCTATCGCCATGCACATCACGGGCTACGGTCAAGAATCAGTAACTTGGATCTTAGTCATTGTGGGTATTGGCTTAATCATCGGCAACACTTTGGGCGGACGTTCTTCAGATAAAAACCTCGGTAAAGCTTCAATGTTTTGGGCTGTCGCAATGATTGTGTCATTGGTGGTGGTTGGTCTTGTGGTAGACAACAAAATCCTATTCGTTGCAGCGGCATTTGTCTTTGGTATTGCATCATTTGCGAACGTTCCTGCTATGCAACTTCGAGTAATGAACCACGGTGGCGAAGGCCAAGAGTTAGCAGCCACCGCGAATATCTCAGCGTTTAACTTAGCTAATGCCTTTGGTGGCTTCCTTGGCGGCATGGTTCTCGACAGCCAACTAGGCGCAGGCATGATTCCATTCGCAGCCGTTGTTGTCCCCGTGATTGGCTTGCTGCTAATCGCCAAAGCTAACCGAGCTGACAAACCACAGAGCAACTCAATTTTTAGCCCTGCGGAAAGCAAGTAA
- a CDS encoding alkene reductase — protein sequence MKKLFETSELKGLELQNRVVMAPMTRARTSQPGNVPNDMMATYYQQRASAGLIITEATQISDDSQGYSFTPGVYTDAQIEGWKSVTTAAKAQGAAIFCQLWHVGRVSHPTFQKGELPIAPSALAPVETQVWISDENGNGNMVDCIQPREMTQADISRVVQDFANSAKKAVEAGFNGVEIHGGNGYLIDQFLRTNSNKRTDNYGGSRENRLRFLIEVVDAVIEAIGADKVGVRLAPFITFKDMNCPDIVPTILEASKELQARNIAYLHLSEADWDDAPVIPESFRVELRELFSNTIIVAGSYTPERAEEVLSKGYADLVAFGRPFVANPDLVSRLQNGSELSDLDGATLFGGNEKGYIDYPAL from the coding sequence ATGAAAAAATTATTCGAAACATCAGAACTGAAAGGCCTAGAGCTGCAAAACCGTGTTGTTATGGCACCCATGACACGCGCTCGTACTAGCCAACCTGGAAACGTGCCAAACGACATGATGGCAACCTATTACCAACAACGCGCCAGTGCAGGTTTAATCATCACTGAAGCCACACAAATTTCAGATGACTCTCAAGGTTACTCATTTACGCCCGGCGTTTATACCGATGCACAAATCGAAGGTTGGAAATCAGTAACAACAGCAGCTAAAGCACAAGGTGCCGCGATATTCTGTCAACTATGGCACGTGGGCCGAGTGTCTCACCCTACCTTTCAAAAAGGCGAGTTGCCGATTGCACCTTCAGCACTGGCTCCGGTAGAAACTCAGGTTTGGATCTCTGATGAAAATGGTAACGGCAACATGGTGGATTGTATCCAACCAAGAGAGATGACCCAAGCAGACATCAGTCGTGTTGTTCAAGATTTTGCTAACTCAGCGAAAAAAGCAGTCGAGGCAGGGTTCAACGGAGTGGAAATCCACGGTGGTAATGGCTACCTCATCGATCAATTCCTAAGAACTAATTCGAACAAACGCACAGACAACTACGGTGGCAGTCGTGAGAACCGACTTCGCTTTCTAATTGAAGTCGTTGATGCGGTAATTGAAGCGATTGGTGCTGACAAAGTGGGTGTACGTTTAGCTCCCTTCATCACCTTCAAAGACATGAACTGCCCAGACATCGTGCCAACGATTTTAGAAGCGTCAAAGGAACTGCAAGCTCGTAATATCGCTTATCTACACCTATCAGAAGCCGATTGGGATGACGCGCCTGTGATACCTGAAAGCTTCCGTGTCGAACTAAGAGAGTTGTTCTCTAACACCATCATCGTTGCTGGCAGCTACACACCAGAACGCGCTGAAGAAGTACTAAGCAAAGGCTACGCCGACCTCGTCGCATTTGGTCGCCCGTTCGTGGCAAACCCAGATCTCGTTTCACGCCTACAAAACGGCAGCGAACTATCCGATCTCGACGGTGCTACTCTGTTTGGCGGCAACGAAAAAGGCTACATCGATTATCCAGCGTTGTAG
- a CDS encoding HNH endonuclease produces the protein MFNVGQVYNRRTDIHGRYKGQQYGGIATPAAHPYVFIFTSDAGEEFGYSDGFSADGTFRYTGEGQEGDMKMVKGNLAIFKHQNNLKDILLFESVSTGFVRFVGVCNYICHHIEQRPDKNDQLRDAIVFHLDIVPQSVGNTIQTPKASYLTKPTKSKSLRQLRDIALASTPLQADPKEQLTHVKYRSEAIKLYAKKRANGICEGCGVPSPFETKSGPYLEVHHLTRLADGGADCPENVIALCPTCHREAHYSVGAADFNAKLIKKALKIEEKLL, from the coding sequence TTGTTCAACGTAGGACAGGTTTACAATCGACGCACAGATATACACGGTCGCTACAAAGGTCAGCAATATGGTGGTATAGCTACGCCTGCAGCCCACCCATATGTATTTATCTTCACTAGCGATGCTGGTGAAGAATTTGGCTACTCTGATGGTTTTAGTGCAGACGGCACTTTCCGATATACAGGAGAAGGGCAAGAAGGTGATATGAAAATGGTTAAAGGAAACTTGGCCATCTTTAAACACCAAAACAACCTTAAAGACATTCTCTTGTTTGAATCTGTCTCAACTGGTTTTGTTAGATTCGTCGGAGTTTGCAACTACATCTGTCATCACATTGAGCAACGCCCCGACAAGAACGACCAACTTCGCGATGCAATAGTTTTCCATTTAGATATCGTCCCACAAAGTGTCGGCAATACCATTCAAACACCAAAAGCTTCATACCTAACGAAGCCAACTAAAAGTAAATCATTAAGGCAATTACGAGACATCGCCTTAGCTTCAACACCACTTCAAGCTGACCCTAAAGAACAACTCACGCATGTGAAGTATCGTAGTGAAGCCATTAAGCTTTACGCAAAAAAGAGGGCAAATGGTATCTGTGAAGGTTGTGGAGTGCCCTCACCTTTTGAGACCAAGTCAGGTCCTTACCTAGAAGTACATCACCTGACACGGTTAGCGGATGGCGGCGCTGATTGCCCTGAAAATGTGATCGCACTTTGTCCGACCTGTCATCGAGAAGCACACTACTCGGTGGGAGCCGCAGATTTCAATGCAAAACTCATCAAGAAAGCGCTAAAGATTGAAGAGAAACTGTTGTAA
- the rlmJ gene encoding 23S rRNA (adenine(2030)-N(6))-methyltransferase RlmJ: MEYRHQCHVGDHGDALKHPVLSALVKSLMQQHSRLNVIDTHSGTGCYDLTTAPSNHAGEFAEGVGYLWRNKAYLPESFASFMSVLEYYNPNQILTLYPGSAAITYQQGRSQDSFYFSDIQQDEADLLQVNIEKLQRDLDVSSKLTITAGDGLEALPDDIAKHDNHHLIVIDPPYETDSEYLAVIDALVKAYQQSDKVSALIWYPLYTDDKSSLILNHSVTAVKDGLLPSPIKSELRLRDPKGDDRLIGSGLLLFNPPQGIAGTVADTLDYLHSQLATNREGYWQMRSL, translated from the coding sequence ATGGAATATCGACATCAATGTCACGTAGGCGATCATGGGGATGCACTCAAGCATCCAGTCTTGAGTGCACTGGTTAAATCATTAATGCAGCAACACTCACGCCTCAATGTTATCGACACACACTCAGGAACAGGGTGTTATGATCTAACCACAGCGCCAAGTAATCATGCGGGCGAGTTCGCAGAAGGGGTCGGCTATTTATGGCGAAACAAGGCTTATCTTCCAGAGTCGTTTGCATCTTTTATGTCGGTGCTGGAATACTACAATCCGAATCAGATTCTCACGCTGTATCCCGGCTCTGCGGCCATCACCTATCAACAAGGCCGCAGCCAAGATAGTTTCTATTTTTCAGACATTCAGCAAGATGAAGCCGACCTATTACAAGTCAACATTGAGAAGCTGCAACGAGATCTTGATGTTTCAAGTAAGCTCACCATTACCGCGGGCGATGGCTTGGAAGCACTGCCTGATGACATAGCAAAACACGATAATCATCACCTGATTGTCATCGACCCACCCTATGAAACCGATTCTGAATACCTCGCGGTAATCGATGCCTTGGTTAAGGCGTATCAGCAGTCTGATAAGGTATCAGCATTAATTTGGTATCCGCTTTACACGGATGATAAGAGCTCACTGATTCTGAACCACAGCGTGACAGCTGTGAAAGATGGCTTGCTACCAAGTCCGATTAAGTCGGAGCTTCGCCTTCGAGATCCCAAGGGTGATGATCGCCTGATCGGCAGTGGTTTGCTGTTATTCAATCCACCACAAGGCATCGCTGGAACGGTCGCAGATACGCTCGATTATTTACACAGCCAACTCGCAACCAATCGTGAAGGCTACTGGCAAATGAGAAGCTTATAG
- the secF gene encoding protein translocase subunit SecF, which yields MSISNMTNSNSNISDRYISDSNMTRLRKVMSAISIVLFMSSVMLVAVKGFNWGLDFTGGVVAEVQLSDQVTKDALKTKLDTAFQQDVQVVGMAEQDRWTLRYSQLTDAPQPNLVDALSSVSDQVKVLNSSVVGPQVGQDMVDQGGLAVLVCFLMIMLYLSVRFEWRLALGALAAIIYDVMLILGLFAFTQFEFNLTVLAAVLAILGYSLNDSIIIADRVREMLRGNPNGDTDNLLNESVKATFSRTMVTSGTTLITVSALWLLGGAALQGFAIALVVGIVSGTWSSVSVGITLPKLLGLQPCHYQVKPPVEIEGEYP from the coding sequence ATGAGTATTTCAAATATGACTAACTCAAACAGCAATATTTCAGACCGCTATATTTCAGACAGCAATATGACTCGCCTTCGTAAGGTGATGTCTGCGATATCTATTGTGCTGTTCATGAGCTCTGTGATGCTGGTGGCGGTGAAAGGTTTTAACTGGGGCTTGGACTTCACAGGCGGTGTGGTTGCCGAGGTTCAGCTCTCTGATCAAGTAACCAAAGATGCGTTAAAAACAAAACTTGATACGGCTTTCCAACAAGACGTGCAAGTGGTTGGTATGGCAGAACAAGACCGCTGGACACTACGTTACAGTCAACTGACCGATGCGCCACAACCAAACTTAGTGGATGCTTTGTCTTCTGTGAGTGACCAAGTAAAAGTGCTCAACAGCAGCGTAGTTGGCCCTCAAGTGGGTCAAGACATGGTTGATCAAGGTGGCTTGGCGGTACTAGTGTGTTTCCTAATGATCATGCTGTACCTGAGTGTACGTTTTGAATGGCGTTTGGCATTGGGTGCACTTGCTGCGATCATCTATGACGTGATGCTTATCTTAGGTCTGTTCGCTTTTACTCAGTTCGAGTTCAACCTGACTGTGTTAGCGGCTGTGTTGGCGATTTTGGGTTACTCATTGAATGACTCGATCATCATTGCCGACCGTGTTCGTGAAATGCTACGAGGTAACCCTAACGGTGATACGGACAACCTGCTTAACGAATCGGTTAAAGCGACCTTCTCACGCACCATGGTGACATCAGGAACCACGTTGATCACCGTATCAGCGCTTTGGCTGCTTGGTGGCGCAGCACTGCAAGGTTTCGCGATTGCACTGGTTGTCGGTATTGTCAGCGGTACGTGGTCTTCCGTTTCCGTAGGCATCACACTGCCTAAGTTACTTGGACTACAGCCTTGTCACTACCAAGTGAAACCACCAGTAGAAATTGAGGGTGAGTACCCTTAG
- the secD gene encoding protein translocase subunit SecD has product MTVKKRIPRKQINHYAKWKYVVLIATIVIMVLSALPSWYGENASVQISNRSEQTIDATQVTQYLASEGIQAKSAFQKDKRLVVILEDAEQQAKAKEVLNDRLLDNATVALAMEPAAPKWLTDMGFAPIQLGLDLRGGVQFLLEVDMETVYHAQAQAMVDEITSQVRYARGKVMNNQVEFNFRTDADFEKAQKLIREEFPQWQRDRSDKSLTLTQSEEEQRTLRNLTVQQNLQIMRSRIEELGITEASIQRQGESRIRIELPGVQDPAAAKDVIGATASLAFYSVYDNATLNTQTLKDSDGNRVVVARKAVLSGEHIIDARSGIGEMGSAEVNITLDSAGGKKMSEFSRHNIGKPMATVYSEYSRDKAGNSEKTSEVISVANIQSQLGSRFRITGAGSMAEAQELALLLRAGSLTAPVTIIEERTIGPSLGAENVTNGFAALALGLGLTLTFMALWYRRLGWVANAALVVNMTTLFGLIAMLPGAVLTLPGIAGLVLTVGMAVDTNVLIFERIRDKMKEGRSFASSIDRGFDSAFSSIFDANVTTMIVAVALYTIGNGPIQGFALTLGLGLLTSMFTGIFASRAIINLVWGRDQRHDVRI; this is encoded by the coding sequence TTGACTGTGAAAAAGCGCATTCCAAGAAAACAAATCAACCACTACGCAAAGTGGAAATACGTGGTGCTTATCGCCACCATCGTCATCATGGTTCTAAGTGCTCTGCCGTCTTGGTATGGCGAGAACGCTTCGGTTCAAATCAGTAACCGTTCTGAGCAAACTATCGATGCTACTCAGGTAACTCAATACCTTGCGAGCGAGGGCATCCAAGCCAAATCAGCCTTTCAAAAAGACAAACGTTTAGTGGTTATCCTAGAAGATGCCGAGCAGCAAGCGAAAGCCAAAGAGGTGCTGAATGATCGCCTACTAGACAACGCAACGGTTGCTCTCGCGATGGAGCCAGCAGCACCAAAATGGCTAACTGATATGGGCTTCGCACCAATTCAGCTAGGCCTTGATTTACGTGGCGGTGTGCAATTCTTATTAGAAGTGGATATGGAGACGGTTTATCACGCACAAGCTCAAGCTATGGTCGACGAGATCACCAGCCAAGTGCGTTATGCACGCGGTAAAGTGATGAACAACCAAGTTGAATTTAACTTCCGTACAGATGCAGATTTCGAAAAAGCACAAAAACTGATTCGTGAAGAGTTCCCACAATGGCAACGTGACCGTTCAGATAAATCGCTAACGTTAACTCAGTCTGAAGAAGAGCAAAGAACGCTACGTAACCTAACGGTTCAGCAAAACCTGCAAATCATGCGCAGCCGTATTGAAGAGCTAGGCATCACTGAGGCATCGATTCAACGCCAAGGTGAAAGCCGTATCCGTATCGAATTACCGGGTGTACAAGACCCTGCAGCTGCGAAAGACGTGATTGGTGCTACGGCTTCATTAGCGTTCTACTCTGTGTACGACAACGCAACGCTCAATACTCAAACTCTGAAAGATTCAGATGGCAATCGTGTCGTGGTTGCTCGCAAAGCAGTGCTGAGCGGTGAACACATTATCGATGCGCGCAGTGGCATTGGTGAGATGGGCAGCGCAGAAGTAAACATCACACTGGATTCAGCGGGTGGTAAGAAAATGTCTGAGTTTTCTCGCCATAACATCGGCAAGCCAATGGCGACTGTTTACAGCGAATACAGCCGTGACAAAGCCGGTAACAGCGAGAAAACCAGTGAAGTGATCAGTGTGGCGAACATCCAATCTCAATTGGGTAGCCGCTTTAGAATCACAGGTGCAGGCAGCATGGCTGAAGCACAAGAGCTGGCTCTATTGCTTCGTGCTGGTTCATTGACTGCGCCAGTGACCATCATTGAAGAGCGTACCATTGGCCCATCTCTGGGTGCTGAAAACGTCACTAACGGCTTTGCTGCTTTGGCACTTGGCCTTGGTCTAACTCTCACGTTTATGGCGCTATGGTATCGCCGCCTTGGTTGGGTTGCGAACGCTGCATTGGTCGTTAACATGACCACTCTATTTGGTTTGATTGCAATGCTACCGGGTGCGGTATTAACCCTGCCAGGCATTGCGGGTTTGGTATTAACGGTCGGTATGGCGGTCGATACCAACGTGCTTATCTTTGAGCGTATTCGAGACAAGATGAAAGAAGGACGCAGCTTTGCGAGCTCCATCGACCGTGGCTTTGATAGCGCATTCTCTTCAATCTTCGATGCCAACGTCACCACCATGATTGTTGCCGTGGCTCTGTACACCATTGGTAATGGACCAATTCAAGGGTTCGCATTGACCTTAGGTTTGGGTCTTCTAACCAGTATGTTTACAGGCATTTTTGCGTCACGCGCGATCATCAATTTGGTTTGGGGGCGTGACCAACGCCACGACGTAAGGATTTAA